AGTTCATATGGAGACGAGACTTTTTAATTGAACGATTGGTGTCACGAGAAGTCGCATAGTGCAGCGAAAATGAAAAGATAAGTTAAATTTTGAGTCGCTCTTAAAATGTTGCATTGTGTCTCGTCGCCGATGTGGACTGACCTTAAATACCAAAAGAAAAGCCAAGCAAGTTCTTGGCTATTTATGAAGATAGAAACTAAGAGCGTAGGTAAGTCGTCTCCATGTTTATTTCAGAATCTTTTTACATAGGATTAGATTCGAAAATgcattatgtataaatacagGGCGTATCGGTAAAATCATAACAATGCCATCTAGTGCAAATCAGTGGAACTACAATGCGGTCAATACATATCGATGCGTGTCCACTTCTAATGAgttataagaaattatttaccACATTAGACACACAATTTTAGCACAATTAGACACTATTTCACAACGATGATCTCAGTTTTTCTGGTTTAGGAGTAAActactgaaaaaaaatcccTGAGAAGTAGTCCAGGGTGAGCCTATGATGGACCCAAAAGTAGGATGGTCCCATAATTTCATTGCGATATCTCCGGCTGTACACGCCTATCTGTGACCTCAATATCTTAGTTCATCAACCTAATAAACTTCTATTATAAGGTTACACAGATTTAAATAAGGACGCGTTAGGCATGGTGTACATACACCTGTAAACCATACGTTCTTCTCTGCCGTTAGCACTCTGCCGCCATCACACACAAACTAATGGAATTCAGTAAAAGTCCTGGATACGAGTACAAAGCCTCAGTGAGATTCGAATCCTACCCTACATTCACGCTTATGATTCGCTTACCTTCAATACTCTACCACCAGTCCTTCCTTAAAGtaaaaagcttataaacaGTTTACTACGCCGTGTAAAGTAGGAAGTATTTAccataatattatgcaaatgtGCGTTGTAGATCTGAAACTGATCCCTCGGGAGAAGTTCGCTCTAAACTTGTCTGTTGAACGTCACCGATGATGGATGCGCGCCTTTACGGCATCCTCAATAGGTCGATATTGCGTTTCAGACTATATCACTCACAGATGTACTAAGAATTAGACTAcgattgaatttaatttacttagcaaacattttttctaacctatcactatacttttttcatttacggattaagaaacttttttgtcgttaaataaatgttaactaTTAGTTTGTACGTTGATCTTAATGGCCTGCTAAACATAAACTTACAAGATTTTTAATGAACAGAACcttcataaataattgaaGGAAATTAAAGATTATATTTGAATGTAGTTAAACTttcgaagaagaagaaaataaaattcttgaaTTAGAAAAACTTAGCAGCGGctttactaattaatttatcaaagCGGTAATTAAACTGCCTAAACGTATCATTCTATTGACATCATTATTAACTTTACCGGCACCTAAAGTCTGCTGTGAACTATAACCAAGTCGAGACTATGCTATCCACACTTAGTTTATTTAGTATCAAACGATGTGCACAATTTCGTCTCAATCGGTTTGATTTACTTGCCAAATAAAtggttaacatacatacatataatcacgtctatatcccatacagggtagacagagtcaacagtcttgaaaatactgataggccattttcagctgtttcgcttagtgatagaattgagattcaaatagtgacaggtttctagcccatcgcctacaagaagactCCCAAAATTAgcataaaaagttaaataatcttcttcttcttcagccCATATTTATCCATTGCTGGATGTAGGCCTCTAGTAATGCACGCCATTCTCCACGGTTTTGTGCTTTTCTCATCCACCTCCTTCCAGCAATCTTGACCAGATCGTCCGTCCATCTGATTGGtggtttatatatatgtttttatgtaaataatatttaaagccTATTTATATCTAAGTCAATGACATATCGTGTCTATTGCCGGTGTATTGAGCGGAAGTTTCCAAGGAATGTTGAGATCACGATACGAGTAGTGTACTGAAGTGTTATGGATCCCAACGTCGGGGATCGTAAACTCGGGTAAAGGATCACCAAGGAAGCGGGCGGGTGGAAAATATTGGATCTTTTTAACCGACGAGGGTGTTTCTAACTTGACGCATACTTAACTTTGTAAAGTAACAGTTTCAAGACAGTTTTCTCTCTCTACTCCGTgcgtataaagacgtgattacaatTGTGTGTTGTCTCTTTCTAAGAAGCAAGCGGAAATATAACAGCCCACTAGACACGAACTCcttttttaatagattattAGTAGATGGATACCTTTGATCTAACATTTCGCAAGGatgaaattcatttatttaaaaaaaaaatatacatatagtcacgattatatcccttgctaccccgcaagagccAATACTGATacgccacattcagctgtatggctttgtaatggaattgagattcaaataatgacaggttgctagtatatcgcctacaagacgaatcccaagtttagtagcctagcccttagtcgcctttcgccaagggaaagagatagaatgGTCTAATAAAGTGGTATTAAAGATCTATTATCCGAATTGTTTAAGTTTTTGATTTCAACCTAAACTCTGATTCACATAACAAGGAACAAGAAATAAACTGTAAATATGAGTGAAATCTCCGCAGCCTGCGATCACGCCTCAATGCGCAGATAACGACGATACAGGGAAATTTACGCTTCTTTGAATCCCGGCCTGATTCCCGTTGCCAGGCCAATAAAAATACTCGGTGCTGTCGCTCTAATGAACCGCACGCAGTAGAAGAATATTCAAATTCTTCTCATCACGAAGTATTCTGAAATGCATGGTTAGTTGctgcaattttataaaaaatatacattgtatatttttagaatataataaacaatatcataaaaaatatcctcTTATTCACTGACTCTTGCGTTGTTCCAGATAAGATTTCTTTGTACTGTTTGGAGTAAGATTTCCTTGctatgaatttcaattactttgataaaattgttCTGCTCTAGCTAACAACACAATGTAGCTCATAAGGATAACATTAATCACGTAATGTACcattttttcttgatttttttattatactatcACGAAGAAAAGACATTCTGAACACAACACAACATGTCATCGTAATTACAAAGAAGCAAAAAAGAAACACAATTCATGAacgtaattttattacaactcAGACATTATGACAATTGTATGAATATTTACACGATATGTACATTTATAcagaataattataataaggtATACAAACAGTAAATCTTAGATTCGCTAGgcgataaaaaattatattttaataaattcatcgTTACAACCCTAGGCCGAATTAACCCCATTCACAATTTGTACAAACACGAAGAACTCAGGTTATATTACAGCAGGCTTGGTCGTCGGCAGAGGACCTAATTCGGCTGAAGCTCCGACAGGCCGGCGGGGACTGGGCTCGCGTCTCCGAGACCTGTCGGGCATGAAAACCTCATACCTTGCAAAGTTTACACAGAAAACCAAAAATACAGATCTAAAGAAATCTTACTTAACTTTCTTGATGATGTTTGCTAATTTACACTAAAGGAATGCTGGACGTAAATCAACATAAAACTAGCGATTCACATTGTATCATATACATTCATCAGGTGCAATGATGTGTGAAGGTGTAATCTCTAAAGGTACAAGTTTTTTGGACACAATAATTTCACTTCAAAGTCTCACAATTCTAATCGATGGACACTATCAGAGTGTCCTCTTCTATCAGGGCACTGGAAGTCTTCCGACCAGTGCGCGAGGCCCGCACTCAAAGACGCGAGTGCGACAGCCCATTTGGCGCTATCAAAGGTGCCAATGTAGCCGGCCGAGCCTCCAGAGGTAAGGCTTCACTTACGGCCACTGACCGCGACGTCAAAGCGGTAGAAGCTTCGGATCTGGAGCCTCCAGCAATGCCACACGCCGTCGACAAACCGCCTCTAGACTCCGCTGCCCGAGCCTGCGCACGCGCCTGCGCTCCTCTCTTCCTAGGTATCACACTGTTCTCAACGTGCAAAGTTGCATTCACATCTTTACCAGCAGCGCAGGTGCACGCCTTCAAGAAACTCTTCTTAAAGTTATCCGATAGGAATGCGTACAGAATAGGATTCATGGCAGAGTTGCTGTAGCTGAAACATGCGGCGACTAGGAAAATCGTGACGGTTATGCGGCTGGCACATTCAGTGGGTGGCGAGTATATCAAGGCAACCTGGAATGCCCAATAAGGTAGCCAGCAAAGCACGTATACAGCGATTACGGTCAGCACcaattttgttacttttctATGAGATCGTTTCTTTTCTTTGGACTTATTCTTTGGACCCACAGTCTTCAGTTTACGAATAACGAGGCAGTAGAAGACGAAAATCAATGTCAGAGGAGCAGCAAATCCCAAAGCGAAGGAGTATAGCGTGAAGGACGTCTGGCCTTTACTGGACTCTTGTTCGGGCCATACAATGTTACATGATAGGCCGTTCTCCGTTGGTATGAGGGTAGTGTACATAAAAATTGGCGTCATGACGAGAGCAGAGGCGGTCCAGGCGGCGGCCGAGACGACGCGCGACACGAGCGGCGTCCGCAGCCTGGGCGCGGCTATCGGGTGACACACAGCTATGTACCGGTCAGCGCTCATGATGCACAGGAATATGCTGCTGGTGAACTGGTTGATTCCGGTTGAGATCATATAAGCCTTGCACATGAAACTTCCGAACGGCCAGGAACGTAGTGACATCGTTATGATGAGGAACGGTATACCAATGAGGAAGCATTCGTCAGCGATGGCTAGATTGACAATGTACATGTTGGTGACTGTTTGCATTTTGGAATAGCGTAGAACTACATAGATGACCAGCGTGTTGCCCAGAAGGCCCACGACACAGACGAGAGCGTAGAGCACTTGGGTGACGACGTAGACTACAGGCAAGTTGTTGTTGGGGCAGTTCTCGTAGGTTCCGTTGTAGGTGCCGTTGAAGTACGGGTAGGTCA
This is a stretch of genomic DNA from Amyelois transitella isolate CPQ chromosome 5, ilAmyTran1.1, whole genome shotgun sequence. It encodes these proteins:
- the LOC106140415 gene encoding somatostatin receptor type 2, translating into MELEDVEMLGHGNLTYPYFNGTYNGTYENCPNNNLPVVYVVTQVLYALVCVVGLLGNTLVIYVVLRYSKMQTVTNMYIVNLAIADECFLIGIPFLIITMSLRSWPFGSFMCKAYMISTGINQFTSSIFLCIMSADRYIAVCHPIAAPRLRTPLVSRVVSAAAWTASALVMTPIFMYTTLIPTENGLSCNIVWPEQESSKGQTSFTLYSFALGFAAPLTLIFVFYCLVIRKLKTVGPKNKSKEKKRSHRKVTKLVLTVIAVYVLCWLPYWAFQVALIYSPPTECASRITVTIFLVAACFSYSNSAMNPILYAFLSDNFKKSFLKACTCAAGKDVNATLHVENSVIPRKRGAQARAQARAAESRGGLSTACGIAGGSRSEASTALTSRSVAVSEALPLEARPATLAPLIAPNGLSHSRL